The Chromatiaceae bacterium genome has a window encoding:
- a CDS encoding (d)CMP kinase, producing the protein MTLPPDSTADAPTAPALVGRANPGHGGVPAGLPQVPVVTLDGPSGTGKGTIASLLAVRLGWHCLDSGALYRVLGLAAGRAGIDLEAGEALAHLATGLQLTFHEGRVLLDGEDVSGAIRTETAGNAASRVAAHGPVRDALLAWQRAAARPPGLVADGRDMGTVVFPEAPVKIFLTASPEERGRRRYLQLREKGLGVNLPQLVRDIAERDARDSQRAVAPLRPAADAQLVDTTGIGIDAVLEEVLGVLRGRLGVLATAAG; encoded by the coding sequence ATGACCCTGCCCCCCGACTCGACGGCGGATGCTCCGACCGCCCCGGCCCTGGTTGGCAGAGCCAACCCTGGCCATGGGGGAGTTCCCGCCGGACTGCCCCAAGTTCCGGTCGTCACCCTCGACGGCCCCTCGGGGACCGGCAAGGGCACCATCGCCAGCCTCCTGGCGGTACGCCTGGGCTGGCATTGCCTGGACAGTGGGGCCCTGTATCGGGTGCTGGGGCTGGCGGCGGGACGCGCCGGTATCGATCTGGAGGCGGGCGAGGCCCTGGCCCACCTGGCCACGGGGCTGCAACTGACGTTTCACGAGGGTCGGGTGCTGCTGGATGGCGAGGACGTCTCCGGGGCCATCCGCACCGAGACGGCGGGCAACGCCGCCTCCCGGGTCGCGGCTCACGGCCCGGTACGCGACGCTCTCCTGGCCTGGCAGCGGGCGGCGGCGCGGCCGCCAGGACTGGTGGCCGATGGGCGCGACATGGGTACCGTCGTCTTCCCCGAGGCCCCCGTCAAGATCTTCCTCACCGCCAGCCCCGAGGAGCGGGGTCGGCGCCGCTATCTTCAGCTCCGGGAGAAGGGCCTGGGGGTCAACCTGCCGCAACTGGTGCGGGATATCGCCGAGCGCGACGCGCGTGACAGCCAGCGGGCCGTCGCCCCCCTGCGCCCGGCCGCCGACGCCCAACTGGTGGATACCACCGGCATCGGTATCGATGCGGTGCTGGAAGAGGTGTTGGGCGTTCTGCGGGGGCGGCTTGGGGTTCTGGCGACGGCGGCCGGCTAG
- a CDS encoding DUF4126 domain-containing protein, which yields MEDITQSLALTLGVGWASGINLYAAILVLGYLGLTGRMDLPAGLEVLSDPLVMFTAGFMYLMEFFADKTPGVDTVWDGIHTFIRIPAGALLAAGAVGDIGPGAELAAALAGGGLAAATHAAKAGARVMINTSPEPFSNWAASFAEDFAVVGGLLVAVNHPLVFLVLLVLFILLLIWLLPKLWRGIKRVFGALGRLFGARPAAPQPRPPQPPGGPPRLERPKGED from the coding sequence ATGGAAGATATCACCCAAAGCCTGGCGCTGACCCTGGGTGTGGGTTGGGCCAGCGGCATCAATCTCTACGCCGCTATCCTGGTATTGGGCTATCTAGGCCTGACCGGGCGCATGGATCTGCCCGCGGGCCTGGAGGTTCTGAGCGATCCCCTGGTGATGTTCACCGCGGGTTTCATGTATCTGATGGAGTTCTTCGCCGACAAGACCCCGGGCGTGGATACCGTCTGGGACGGCATTCACACCTTTATCCGCATCCCCGCCGGGGCCCTCCTGGCGGCGGGGGCGGTGGGTGATATCGGTCCCGGCGCCGAGCTCGCGGCGGCCCTGGCCGGGGGAGGGCTGGCGGCGGCCACCCATGCCGCCAAGGCCGGTGCCCGCGTCATGATCAATACCTCGCCCGAGCCCTTTTCCAATTGGGCGGCCTCCTTCGCGGAGGATTTCGCCGTGGTGGGCGGTTTGTTGGTGGCCGTTAATCACCCACTGGTTTTCCTGGTCCTGCTGGTCCTCTTTATCCTGCTGTTGATCTGGCTGCTACCCAAGCTCTGGCGCGGCATCAAGCGCGTTTTTGGCGCCCTCGGGCGTTTATTCGGGGCCAGGCCCGCGGCGCCTCAGCCTCGGCCACCTCAGCCACCCGGTGGGCCACCCCGGCTGGAACGGCCGAAAGGGGAGGATTGA
- a CDS encoding universal stress protein: MSNPIILAAVDIDARARAVIAHAARLAALCQGRLVVVHVVDYTGGDEDDHGLPQPPGVVLADMVRHARATLSGMVHHLELAKDWVEIQVPTGSVVETLADLAAAWHPNYVLIGAARWGVLSTTAGLGTALKARNGGALLVVPTGDGVAPQGLMARVRHWLGEDLSLPAGPGH, encoded by the coding sequence ATGTCCAACCCGATCATCCTCGCCGCGGTAGACATCGACGCCCGCGCCAGAGCCGTCATTGCCCACGCCGCCCGCCTTGCCGCCCTGTGCCAGGGTCGCCTGGTGGTAGTCCATGTCGTCGATTACACCGGCGGTGATGAAGACGATCACGGGCTTCCCCAACCCCCGGGGGTAGTCCTGGCGGACATGGTGCGTCACGCGCGGGCCACCTTGTCGGGCATGGTTCACCACCTGGAACTGGCGAAGGATTGGGTCGAGATCCAGGTCCCCACCGGATCAGTGGTGGAGACCCTGGCCGATCTGGCCGCGGCATGGCATCCGAACTATGTCCTGATTGGCGCGGCGCGTTGGGGAGTCCTGAGCACGACGGCGGGGCTGGGCACGGCCCTCAAGGCCCGCAACGGCGGGGCACTCCTGGTCGTGCCGACCGGGGACGGGGTCGCACCCCAGGGCCTGATGGCCCGGGTGCGCCATTGGCTCGGAGAGGATCTATCGCTCCCGGCCGGCCCGGGGCACTGA
- a CDS encoding multifunctional CCA addition/repair protein: protein MLPGVKTYLVGGAVRDRLLGRPTTERDFVVVGATPQQLLDLGFRQVGVDFPVFLHPKTKDEYALARTERKTLPGYRGFVVHAEPDVTLEEDLRRRDLTINALAEDEAGGIIDFHGGLADLEARRLRHVSEAFTEDPVRILRVARFAARYADLGFEIADETLDLMGAMVAAGEVDALVPERVWQELHKALAETRPSRFFEVLRQCGALARLFPELDRLWGVPQPIQWHPEIDAGVHVMMVLDMSARVSGETEVRFAALTHDLGKGITPGDILPSHKGHEERGVTLIHDLCERYRVPLRYRELAVIAARYHGLIHKVAELRPTTLVEVLESADAFRRPERFERLLRVCEADYRGRETYQERHYVQADHWRAYLAAVRGIDIGAIARGTGEPGRIPERVREARIQAVRAIQEAIATI, encoded by the coding sequence ATGCTTCCTGGCGTCAAGACCTATCTCGTCGGTGGCGCGGTCCGCGACCGGCTCCTGGGGCGGCCAACGACGGAACGTGATTTCGTGGTGGTCGGGGCCACCCCTCAACAGCTTCTGGACCTGGGATTTCGCCAGGTCGGGGTGGATTTCCCCGTCTTCCTGCACCCCAAAACCAAGGATGAATACGCCCTGGCGCGCACCGAGCGCAAGACCCTGCCGGGTTATCGGGGCTTCGTGGTCCATGCCGAGCCGGATGTGACCCTGGAGGAGGACCTGCGCCGCCGTGATCTGACCATCAATGCCCTGGCGGAGGACGAGGCGGGCGGCATCATCGACTTCCACGGTGGCTTGGCGGATCTGGAGGCCCGGCGGCTGAGGCATGTATCCGAGGCCTTCACCGAGGACCCGGTCCGCATCCTGCGCGTGGCGCGCTTTGCCGCCCGCTACGCCGATCTGGGCTTCGAGATCGCCGACGAGACCCTGGACCTGATGGGTGCCATGGTCGCGGCCGGGGAGGTGGACGCCCTGGTGCCGGAACGGGTCTGGCAGGAACTGCACAAGGCCCTGGCGGAGACCAGGCCCTCGCGCTTCTTCGAGGTTCTGCGCCAGTGCGGTGCCCTGGCGCGCCTCTTCCCGGAGTTGGACCGGCTCTGGGGCGTGCCCCAGCCGATTCAGTGGCATCCGGAGATCGATGCGGGCGTCCACGTCATGATGGTGCTGGATATGTCCGCCCGGGTCTCGGGGGAGACGGAGGTGCGTTTCGCGGCCCTGACCCATGATCTCGGCAAGGGCATCACCCCAGGGGACATCCTGCCGAGCCACAAGGGCCACGAGGAACGGGGGGTTACCCTGATCCATGACCTCTGCGAGCGTTACCGGGTCCCGCTCCGCTACCGGGAACTGGCGGTGATCGCCGCCCGCTATCACGGCCTCATCCACAAGGTTGCCGAATTGCGGCCCACGACCCTCGTCGAGGTCCTGGAGAGCGCCGACGCCTTCCGGCGACCCGAGCGGTTTGAACGGCTGTTGCGGGTCTGCGAGGCGGATTACCGTGGGCGCGAGACCTACCAGGAGCGCCATTATGTCCAGGCCGATCATTGGCGCGCCTATCTGGCGGCGGTCCGGGGGATCGATATCGGGGCCATCGCCCGCGGGACCGGGGAGCCGGGGCGGATCCCGGAGCGGGTGCGCGAGGCCAGGATCCAGGCGGTGCGAGCCATCCAGGAGGCGATCGCGACAATCTGA
- a CDS encoding integration host factor subunit beta: MTKSDLIEILAAKPDHQLPYKDVELAVRHLVERMSNALAAGERIEVRGFGSFSLHFRPPRVGRNPKTGDAVALAGKHVPHFKPGKELRDRVNDAYQHELATGG, encoded by the coding sequence ATGACCAAATCCGACCTGATCGAAATCCTGGCCGCCAAGCCGGATCATCAACTCCCCTATAAGGATGTGGAACTGGCCGTCCGCCACCTCGTCGAGCGCATGAGCAATGCCCTGGCTGCGGGCGAACGTATCGAGGTACGCGGTTTCGGCAGCTTTTCCCTGCATTTTCGCCCGCCGCGCGTAGGCCGCAACCCCAAGACCGGCGATGCCGTGGCCCTAGCGGGCAAGCATGTCCCCCATTTCAAGCCGGGCAAGGAGTTGCGGGACCGTGTCAACGATGCCTATCAGCACGAACTGGCCACTGGCGGCTAG
- a CDS encoding NUDIX hydrolase codes for MPATPPILFRGRIISLTQECVRLPNGHEAELEIVHHPGGAAVVALDQADQVCLLRQYRYATGGWLWELPAGKIDDREPPTQTARRELEEEAGREAAEWRELGFMHSSPGIFTEVVYLYLARHLTPVALGHEQEEVIEVHWLPLNQALEWCRDGTISDAKTLIGLFRAQALLAGASENCDPSMD; via the coding sequence ATGCCCGCTACCCCCCCGATCCTCTTTCGCGGGCGCATCATCAGTCTGACTCAGGAGTGCGTGCGGTTACCCAACGGCCATGAGGCCGAGCTGGAAATCGTCCATCACCCGGGAGGGGCCGCCGTCGTGGCCCTCGATCAGGCGGACCAGGTCTGTCTCTTGCGGCAATATCGCTACGCCACGGGCGGCTGGCTCTGGGAACTGCCCGCCGGCAAGATCGACGACAGGGAACCGCCCACCCAAACCGCCCGGCGCGAACTGGAGGAAGAAGCGGGTCGGGAGGCGGCCGAGTGGCGGGAACTCGGCTTCATGCACAGCTCCCCCGGCATCTTCACTGAGGTTGTGTATCTCTACCTGGCCCGGCACCTGACCCCCGTCGCGCTTGGCCACGAACAGGAGGAGGTTATCGAGGTGCACTGGCTGCCCTTAAACCAGGCCCTGGAATGGTGCCGCGATGGTACTATTTCCGATGCTAAGACCCTGATTGGTCTGTTTCGTGCCCAGGCCCTGCTGGCTGGAGCGTCCGAGAATTGTGATCCTAGTATGGATTGA
- the aroA gene encoding 3-phosphoshikimate 1-carboxyvinyltransferase, whose amino-acid sequence MSGGMASSFLMAPGGSLRGRLRVPGDKSISHRAIMLGALAEGQTRVSGFLEGEDSLATLAAFRAMGVRIQGPEGGNLIIDGLGLRGLKAPTGPLDLGNSGTSMRLLCGLLAGQGFAVTLVGDASLTRRPMRRVTEPLALMGARIEASPSGTAPLRVQAGASLQGIDYALPVASAQVKSCVLLAGLFAQGRTCVIEPAPTRDHTERMLAGFGYPVQRQGATVCLEGGGRLVGRELEVPADISSAAFFLVGASIAPGSDLTLEHVGMNPTRVGVLNILRAMGADIQVMNPRDAGGEPVADLRVRSAPLHGIRIPEDQVPLAIDEFPALFIAAACAEGETLLTGAEELRVKESDRIQVMADGLKALGIANEPRPDGIRIQGGRPHAGRIDSQGDHRVAMAFAMAATRASGPIEIRDCANVRTSFPGFARLASGAGLAIEEVES is encoded by the coding sequence ATGAGCGGCGGTATGGCTTCCAGCTTTTTGATGGCCCCCGGCGGGTCGCTGCGCGGGCGTCTGCGGGTGCCGGGGGACAAGTCCATCTCCCATCGCGCCATCATGCTCGGGGCCCTGGCCGAGGGCCAGACCCGCGTCAGCGGCTTTCTGGAAGGCGAGGACAGCCTCGCCACCCTGGCGGCCTTTCGCGCCATGGGGGTGCGGATTCAGGGACCGGAGGGCGGAAACCTCATCATCGATGGCCTGGGTCTGCGTGGCCTCAAGGCGCCAACGGGCCCCTTGGATCTGGGCAACTCGGGCACCTCCATGCGCCTGCTGTGCGGGCTGCTGGCGGGGCAGGGATTCGCGGTCACCTTGGTAGGGGACGCCTCCCTGACCCGGCGCCCCATGCGGCGGGTCACCGAGCCCCTGGCCCTGATGGGTGCCCGCATCGAGGCCAGCCCCTCGGGTACCGCCCCCCTGCGTGTCCAAGCCGGCGCTTCGCTCCAGGGCATCGACTACGCCTTGCCCGTGGCCAGCGCCCAGGTCAAGTCCTGCGTCCTGCTGGCGGGTCTGTTCGCCCAGGGCCGCACCTGCGTCATCGAGCCGGCGCCCACCCGCGATCACACCGAGCGCATGTTGGCGGGCTTTGGCTATCCGGTCCAGCGCCAGGGCGCGACCGTCTGCCTGGAGGGGGGCGGGCGGCTGGTGGGACGCGAACTGGAGGTGCCGGCGGATATCTCCTCCGCCGCCTTCTTCCTGGTCGGGGCCAGTATTGCCCCGGGTTCCGACCTCACCCTGGAGCACGTCGGCATGAATCCGACCCGGGTGGGGGTGCTCAACATCCTCCGGGCCATGGGCGCCGATATCCAGGTTATGAACCCCCGGGACGCGGGGGGCGAACCGGTGGCGGATCTGCGGGTGCGCTCGGCGCCCCTGCACGGCATCCGTATCCCCGAGGACCAGGTGCCCCTCGCCATCGACGAATTCCCGGCTCTCTTCATCGCCGCCGCCTGCGCCGAGGGGGAGACCCTGCTTACGGGTGCCGAGGAGTTGCGGGTCAAGGAAAGCGATCGCATCCAGGTCATGGCCGATGGCCTGAAAGCCCTCGGCATCGCCAACGAACCCCGACCGGACGGCATCCGCATCCAGGGTGGCCGGCCCCACGCCGGCCGGATCGACAGCCAGGGCGATCATCGGGTCGCCATGGCCTTCGCCATGGCCGCCACCCGCGCATCGGGCCCCATCGAAATCCGTGACTGCGCCAATGTGCGGACCTCCTTCCCCGGTTTTGCCCGCCTCGCCAGCGGCGCTGGCCTCGCCATCGAGGAGGTGGAGTCATGA
- a CDS encoding DUF2939 domain-containing protein, with protein MRFLVSLLLVFILVFIFWPYYHLYRIDDALGRAEPAALAPLTDLEAIRDNTRQRLEWALGLKNLTTANNPMGWFQQGLQRAGEVALEDTINLEWVQSQLRDAATTATEKRPAYFLAAVDFAMFESWNNFLVRLGKLGYNDAHVRLHLEGVTWKMTDIVR; from the coding sequence ATGCGATTTCTGGTTTCGCTCCTATTGGTTTTCATCCTTGTCTTCATCTTTTGGCCCTACTATCACCTTTATCGCATCGATGATGCCCTCGGTCGGGCCGAACCCGCCGCCCTGGCCCCCCTCACCGATCTCGAGGCCATTCGGGACAATACCAGGCAGCGCCTCGAATGGGCGTTGGGGCTGAAGAATCTCACGACCGCCAACAATCCCATGGGCTGGTTCCAGCAGGGCCTGCAGCGGGCGGGCGAGGTCGCCCTGGAAGACACCATCAACCTCGAATGGGTCCAGAGCCAACTGCGCGATGCCGCCACCACCGCGACGGAAAAACGCCCGGCCTACTTCCTCGCCGCCGTCGATTTCGCCATGTTCGAATCCTGGAACAACTTCCTCGTCCGGCTGGGCAAGCTTGGCTATAACGACGCTCACGTCCGCCTCCACCTGGAAGGCGTGACCTGGAAAATGACGGATATCGTCCGCTGA
- the rpsA gene encoding 30S ribosomal protein S1, whose protein sequence is MSESFAELFEQSLTVNQLQPGTIITGTVVAITSEVVVVNAGLKSEGIIPRSQFLDVNGNLECAVGDEVRVALEAVEDGSGATRLSREKAKRHAAWEFLDKAFEAGEAVKGIINGKVKGGFTVELDSVRAFLPGSLVDVRPVRDTSYLEGKELEFKVIKLDRKRNNVVVSRRAVVEDEYSAEREALLEKLEEGMQVKGVVKNLTDYGAFLDLGGIDGLLHITDMAWRRVKHPSEVVEIGDEIDVKVLKFDRERQRVSLGLKQMGEDPWVNISRRYPESTRVFGKVTNIADYGCFVEIEEGVEGLVHVSEMDWTNKNVHPSKIVALGDEVEVMVLDIDEERRRISLGIKQCAMNPWDEFALNHKKGDHVSGKIKSITDFGIFIGLDGGIDGLVHLSDISWEEGGDQALRRYQKGDELETVVLSVDPERERISLGVKQLDKDPFSAFVAAHEKGSIVNGTIMDVDAKGATIALGDGVEGYLRSSEISRDRIEDARAVLKAGEPIEAKFLGVDRKNRTISLSIKAKDHDEESAAMKGYAREAQAGTATLGDILKQQMEEAGRG, encoded by the coding sequence ATGAGCGAAAGCTTTGCCGAACTCTTTGAACAGAGCCTCACCGTCAATCAACTGCAGCCCGGTACCATCATTACCGGCACTGTGGTCGCGATCACCTCTGAAGTGGTGGTGGTCAATGCTGGCCTGAAGTCCGAAGGCATTATTCCCAGATCCCAATTTCTCGACGTCAATGGCAACCTGGAGTGTGCTGTGGGCGATGAGGTACGGGTCGCACTGGAGGCCGTCGAGGACGGCTCGGGTGCCACCCGCCTGTCCCGCGAAAAGGCCAAGCGCCACGCGGCCTGGGAATTCCTGGACAAGGCCTTCGAGGCCGGTGAGGCCGTCAAGGGCATCATCAACGGCAAGGTCAAGGGCGGCTTCACCGTCGAGCTTGACAGCGTGCGCGCCTTCCTGCCGGGCTCCCTGGTGGACGTGCGCCCGGTGCGCGACACCTCCTACCTGGAAGGCAAGGAACTCGAGTTCAAGGTCATCAAGCTGGACCGCAAGCGTAATAACGTGGTCGTCTCCCGCCGCGCGGTGGTCGAGGACGAGTACAGCGCCGAGCGCGAGGCCCTGCTGGAGAAGCTGGAAGAGGGCATGCAGGTCAAGGGCGTGGTCAAGAATCTGACCGATTACGGTGCCTTCCTGGATCTGGGTGGCATCGACGGTCTGCTGCACATCACCGACATGGCCTGGCGGCGCGTCAAGCACCCCTCCGAGGTGGTGGAAATTGGCGACGAGATCGACGTCAAGGTCCTCAAGTTCGACCGCGAGCGCCAGCGGGTCTCCCTGGGCCTCAAGCAGATGGGCGAGGACCCCTGGGTCAACATTTCCCGTCGCTATCCGGAAAGCACCCGCGTCTTCGGCAAGGTCACCAACATCGCAGACTACGGCTGCTTCGTGGAGATCGAGGAGGGCGTCGAGGGTCTGGTCCACGTCTCCGAGATGGACTGGACCAACAAGAATGTCCATCCCAGCAAGATCGTGGCCCTGGGTGACGAGGTGGAGGTCATGGTCCTCGATATCGACGAGGAGCGCCGCCGTATCTCCCTGGGCATCAAGCAGTGCGCCATGAATCCCTGGGACGAGTTCGCCCTCAACCACAAGAAGGGTGATCATGTCAGCGGCAAGATCAAGTCCATCACCGACTTCGGCATTTTCATCGGCCTGGATGGTGGCATCGACGGCCTGGTTCACCTGTCCGATATCTCCTGGGAGGAGGGCGGTGATCAGGCCCTGCGCCGCTACCAGAAGGGTGACGAACTGGAGACGGTGGTGCTGTCGGTCGATCCGGAGCGCGAGCGCATCTCGCTGGGCGTGAAGCAACTCGACAAGGACCCCTTCTCGGCCTTCGTCGCCGCTCATGAGAAGGGCAGTATCGTCAACGGTACCATCATGGATGTGGACGCCAAGGGGGCGACTATTGCCCTGGGTGATGGCGTGGAGGGTTACCTGCGTTCTTCCGAGATCTCCCGGGACCGCATTGAGGATGCCCGTGCCGTGCTCAAGGCCGGTGAGCCCATCGAGGCCAAGTTCCTGGGCGTCGATCGTAAGAACCGCACCATTTCCCTGTCCATCAAGGCCAAGGATCATGACGAGGAGTCGGCGGCCATGAAGGGCTATGCCCGCGAGGCCCAGGCGGGTACCGCTACCCTGGGTGACATCCTCAAGCAGCAGATGGAAGAGGCGGGTCGGGGCTAG
- the phoB gene encoding phosphate regulon transcriptional regulator PhoB, which produces MATILLVDDEPDIREVMRFALEGSGFRVLEAGHADEARKLMQAEDPDLLLLDWMLPGRSGLELALQLKQNPKTRATPIIMVSARGEEEDRIRGLETGADDYIAKPFSPREMVARVNAVLRRSRPETPSDQIEIGGLRIDSISHRVTANGQRLEIAPTEFRLLHYLMSHAERAFTRSQLLDQVWGEQIYVEERTVDVHVRRLRKSLEDTGHDSLLQTVRGIGYRFSDKP; this is translated from the coding sequence ATGGCGACCATCCTCCTCGTCGATGACGAGCCCGATATCCGTGAAGTCATGCGGTTTGCCCTAGAGGGATCGGGTTTCCGGGTTCTGGAGGCCGGTCATGCCGATGAGGCCCGCAAGCTGATGCAGGCCGAGGACCCGGACCTCCTTCTCCTGGATTGGATGCTGCCCGGCCGCTCCGGCCTGGAACTGGCCCTGCAACTCAAACAGAACCCTAAGACGCGCGCCACCCCCATCATCATGGTGAGTGCCCGGGGCGAGGAGGAGGACAGAATACGGGGTCTGGAAACGGGGGCGGACGACTACATCGCCAAGCCTTTCTCGCCGCGCGAGATGGTAGCGCGGGTCAATGCCGTGCTCCGCCGCTCCAGGCCCGAAACACCCTCGGACCAGATCGAGATCGGCGGCCTGCGGATCGACAGCATCAGCCATCGCGTCACCGCCAATGGCCAACGTCTTGAAATCGCCCCCACGGAGTTTCGCCTGCTGCACTACCTCATGAGCCATGCCGAGCGCGCCTTCACGCGCTCCCAACTCCTGGATCAGGTGTGGGGCGAACAGATTTATGTCGAGGAGCGCACGGTTGACGTCCATGTGCGTCGTCTGCGCAAGTCCCTGGAAGATACTGGCCACGACAGTCTGCTACAGACGGTGCGGGGTATCGGTTATCGCTTTTCCGACAAGCCCTGA
- a CDS encoding dihydrolipoyl dehydrogenase translates to MEERFVDVAIIGSGTAGLNAMGQVRRAGKTFVLINGGEAGTTCARVGCMPSKALIQVAEDFHKGTHLRRYGVSGGAELRLDAPEALEYVRHIRDTLVDRVLTNSTDGMAPEVFIEDYARLLEPTLIEVGGQRIRAGAVVIATGSRPLVPEAWRAFGDRLITSDSLFELESLPASLAVIGLGVIGLELGQSLARLGVEVTGFDQLDTIGGITDPEVLAEAKAIIGKDFPLYLGQAARIEEAGDKLRVSAGDRSVRVDRVLCCIGRVPNVEGLGLECLGLPLDRRGLPPFDSRTLQIGDLPVYIAGDVDGERPILHEAGDEGKIAGFNATRRGHTAFRRKVPIAITFCDPNICAMGARFSELDPATTAIGQIKFAPVGRALVMGQTQGLLRLYGDKASGRLLGAEMIGAKGENLAHLICWSITLGLTAGQMLRLPFYHPVMEEALQAALYDLYRQVDAKNSGGLLELEEVEVDA, encoded by the coding sequence GTGGAAGAAAGATTCGTTGATGTCGCCATCATTGGCTCCGGGACCGCCGGCCTCAACGCCATGGGCCAGGTCCGCCGGGCCGGCAAGACCTTCGTCCTCATCAATGGCGGGGAGGCTGGCACCACCTGCGCCCGGGTCGGCTGCATGCCCTCCAAGGCCCTGATCCAGGTCGCCGAGGACTTCCACAAGGGCACCCATTTACGGCGTTACGGCGTCTCCGGTGGCGCGGAACTGCGATTGGACGCCCCGGAAGCCCTCGAATACGTCCGCCACATCCGTGACACCCTGGTTGATCGCGTCCTGACCAACAGCACCGACGGCATGGCCCCCGAGGTCTTTATCGAGGACTATGCCCGCCTGCTGGAACCGACCCTGATCGAGGTCGGCGGCCAACGCATCCGCGCCGGTGCCGTCGTCATCGCCACCGGCTCCCGGCCCCTGGTGCCCGAGGCCTGGCGGGCCTTCGGCGACCGCCTCATCACCAGCGACAGCCTGTTCGAGCTGGAATCCCTGCCGGCCTCCCTGGCCGTCATCGGCCTGGGCGTGATCGGCCTGGAATTGGGCCAGAGCCTTGCGCGCCTGGGGGTCGAGGTCACCGGCTTCGATCAACTCGATACTATCGGCGGCATCACGGACCCGGAGGTGCTGGCCGAGGCCAAGGCCATCATCGGCAAGGATTTTCCCCTGTATCTGGGCCAGGCGGCCCGCATCGAGGAAGCAGGCGACAAGCTGCGGGTCAGCGCCGGCGACCGGAGCGTGCGGGTGGACCGGGTCCTCTGCTGCATCGGGCGGGTGCCCAATGTCGAGGGGCTGGGTCTGGAATGCCTCGGCCTGCCCCTGGATCGCCGGGGCCTGCCGCCCTTCGATAGCCGCACCCTGCAAATCGGGGATCTGCCGGTTTATATCGCCGGCGACGTCGATGGGGAGCGCCCCATCCTCCACGAGGCGGGCGACGAGGGCAAAATCGCCGGCTTCAATGCCACCCGCCGCGGCCACACGGCCTTCCGCCGCAAGGTCCCCATCGCCATCACCTTCTGCGACCCCAACATCTGCGCCATGGGCGCCCGCTTCAGCGAACTCGACCCCGCCACGACCGCCATCGGTCAGATCAAGTTTGCCCCCGTGGGTCGTGCCCTGGTGATGGGCCAGACCCAGGGCCTGTTGCGCCTCTACGGGGACAAGGCCAGCGGCCGCCTGTTGGGCGCGGAGATGATAGGTGCCAAGGGCGAAAACCTGGCCCATCTCATCTGCTGGAGCATCACCCTGGGCCTCACGGCCGGTCAAATGCTACGCCTGCCCTTCTACCACCCCGTCATGGAGGAGGCCCTGCAAGCGGCTCTCTACGACCTCTACCGTCAGGTGGATGCCAAGAACAGCGGTGGACTGTTGGAACTGGAAGAGGTAGAGGTAGATGCGTGA